A window of the Clupea harengus chromosome 8, Ch_v2.0.2, whole genome shotgun sequence genome harbors these coding sequences:
- the LOC116221564 gene encoding uncharacterized protein LOC116221564: MPLARGGVSVEAEAEGEGRRVMAKGTPAYPNIVLYRQGEARLKCTEAAKSVSEAPSTVVDPTWLDPKTAEAMAKRSGGELWKGQLVIVFGKYAGQTFRWLLENDVGWLVWLLFQYCQQGEQNELLKWQKERLLEYAKEFPPVTWHLERRLKKVQSKPDLSQQDPNYASDAELLTAAESVLDRSEASVSTQLTTWGDLASSVCQDDRPGPLSLRETSEPNGVVLEGWQKFWEQPSGFPPKPLV; the protein is encoded by the exons ATGCCGCTAGCTCGTGGTGGTGTTTCGGtggaagcagaagcagaaggtgAGGGTCGGCGCGTGATGGCAAAAGGAACACCAGCA TACCCCAACATTGTTTTGTACCGGCAAGGAGAGGCCAGGCTGAAGTGTACAGAGGCAGCCAAGTCTGTGTCAGAGGCCCCCAGCACCGTTGTTGACCCTACATGGCTGGATCCCAAGACAGCAGAGGCGATGGCCAAGAGATCCGGGGGTGAGCTGTGGAAAGGTCAGCTGGTCATTGTGTTCGGGAAGTACGCCGGTCAAACGTTCAGGTGGCTTCTAGAAAACGATGTCGGCTGGCTGGTGTGGTTGCTGTTCCAGTACTGCCAGCAGGGAGAGCAGAACGAGCTGCTGAAGTGGCAGAAGGAGCGACTGCTCGAGTACGCCAAAGAGTTCCCTCCTGTCACATGGCACCTTGAGAGGAGGTTGAAG AAAGTGCAATCGAAGCCCGACCTCTCTCAGCAGGACCCCAACTACGCCAGCGATGCCGAGTTGTTGACTGCTGCAG AGAGTGTCCTGGACAGGTCCGAGGCATCGGTCAGCACGCAGCTGACCACCTGGGGAGACCTCGCCAGCTCTGTGTGCCAGGACGACAGGCCCGGACCCTTGTCCCTCCGAGAGACCTCGGAACCCAATGGCGTCGTGCTGGAGGGCTGGCAGAAGTTCTGGGAGCAGCCGTCCGGATTTCCGCCCAAGCCCTTGGTATAG
- the LOC105904451 gene encoding ankyrin repeat domain-containing protein 42, with product MSSVVKQHGKRSLVIEAARTGDTKRLMLVAKTRADMNVVDPTHGFTPLLWACQAGHLECLLWLLLHGADVSYQTSKGWTAGHVAAITGQDQCMKALIEHRIDLTVRDSRGCTTAHLAAAHGHAGTLHTALRQGVDVNTTDNSEWMSIHHAAFHGRLNCMQTLTRWGAKIHSVDYNGNTPAHLSAAEGHLMCFKYLLAKCSCLYHGINMRNNLGETARDLALRFNKLPVVEFIGEALETATQSRSDLLEMKALKYPAHTAAYRGDLDTLRRIVESGVANINERDEDGSSPMHKAAGQGHLHCLEWLLEMGGNFKLKNNAGESSQDVAKRFAQLAAVKMLKTEKVDVDTEELKAMGPSQVTDSKAFSSTEEQNKAENTPNIASVHDSNQKNLGVIGAGDEDVDVRSTTKHLAEQLEAERVRREKLESQMDDCCTELRQLRQALKRVHVADCPCRNLK from the exons ATGTCTTCTGTTGTAAAACAACATGGAAAAA GGTCTCTGGTGATAGAGGCCGCCAGGACAGGCGACACAAAGAGGCTGATGTTGGTGGCCAAGACCAGAGCTGACATGAATGTGGTCGATCCGACCCATGGGTTCACCCCACTGCTCTGGGCCTGCCAAGCTGGTCATCTGGAG TGCTTGCTCTGGCTTCTCCTGCATGGAGCAGATGTCTCCTACCAGACCAGTAAAGGATGGACTGCTGGGCATGTGGCAGCCATAACAGGACAAGACCAGTGCATGAAG GCACTCATTGAGCACAGGATTGACCTCACAGTGAGAGACTCCAGAGGCTGCACCACAGCACATCTGGCAGCAGCCCATGGCCACGCTGGGACCCTGCACACCGCCCTACGCCAAGGAGTG GACGTGAACACTACGGACAACAGCGAATGGATGTCTATACACCATGCTGCGTTCCATGGGAGACTGAACTGCATGCAAACTCTCACCAGATGGGGAGCCAAAATACACTCAGTGGACTACAATGGAAACACACCAG CTCATCTGTCTGCGGCGGAGGGTCACCTTATGTGCTTCAAATATCTGCTTGCAAAGTGCTCGTGTTTATACCATGGGATAAATATGAGAAACAACCTCGGAGAGACGGCCAGAGATCTCGCCCTACGCTTCAACAAGCTACCTGTGGTGGAGTTCATTGGCGAAGCACTGGAGACAGCAACGCAGAGCAGGAGTGACTTGTTGGAGATGAAAG CTTTAAAGTATCCAGCCCACACTGCCGCTTACCGTGGAGATCTGGACACTCTGAGGAGAATTGTGGAGTCTGGAGTAGCCAACAtcaatgagagagatgaagatggCTCTTCTCCAATGCACAAAG CGGCAGGTCAAGGTCACCTTCACTGCTTAGAGTGGCTGCTGGAGATGGGTGGGAACTTCAAGCTCAAGAATAACGCTGGAGAATCATCTCAGGACGTGGCAAAGAG GTTTGCTCAGTTAGCAGCAGTGAAGATGCTCAAGACTGAGAAAGTGGACGTTGACACAGAGGAACTGAAGGCTATGGGACCTTCACAGGTGACGGACAGTAAAGCATTCAGCTCTACTGAAG AACAAAATAAGGCAGAAAACACACCAAATATTGCATCCGTCCATGATTCTAATCAGAAGAACCTAGGAGTTATTGGGGCTGGAGATGAAGATGTCGATGTCCGAAG CACTACAAAGCATCTGGCGGAGCagctggaggcagagagagttcGCCGAGAGAAACTCGAGTCACAGATGGACGACTGCTGCACAGAGCTCAGGCAGCTCAGACAGGCGCTGAAGAGGGTTCACGTGGCAGACTGCCCCTGCAGAAACCTTAAGTGA
- the ccdc90b gene encoding coiled-coil domain-containing protein 90B, mitochondrial, whose protein sequence is MAALRRLATLLNPCGRCPQRHLPTGMHSQWRPAGEGFHTTITGNVFDVRKVELTPLEQRKLTFDTHALVKELESKGFEKGQAEIVIATLVTLTTANMDIVYRDMVTTAHQEIALQQIMAHLDSIRKDMVILEKSDFANLRTENAKMKTELEQIKTRLMEESKKVRADSKLDINLERSRVTDMFTEQEKKLMEVGTEFQKRNSDVDRSTMETTKKIDIQVASLESVKLDTIKYLAACLFSCLAITLGFYRVWK, encoded by the exons ATGGCTGCCCTTAGACGTTTAGCAACTTTGCTCAACCCATGTGGTAGATGCCCTCAGCGACATCTCCCAACCGGCATGCACTCTCAGTGGCGTCCAGCAGGGGAAG GCTTCCACACAACTATAACTGGAAATGTATTCGATGTAAGGAAAGTTGAGTTGACACCCTTGGAGCAGAGGAAATTAACCTTCGATACTCATGCACTGGTGAAGGAATTGGAAAGTAAAG GGTTTGAAAAGGGACAAGCAGAAATTGTTATTGCAACACTGGTGACTCTGACCACAGCCAATATGGATATTGTTTACAGAGATATGGTCACAACAGCACATCAG GAAATTGCTCTTCAGCAAATCATGGCCCATCTGGACTCGATACGGAAAGACATGGTGATCCTGGAGAAAAGCGATTTCGCCAACCTGCGGACTGAAAATGCG aaaatgaaaacagaactTGAACAAATCAAGACCAGACTAATG GAGGAAAGCAAAAAAGTCAGAGCGGACTCCAAACTGGATATTAACCTGGAGCGAAGCAGAGTGACAGATATG TTTACAGAGCAGGAGAAAAAACTCATGGAGGTCGGCACAGAGTTTCAGAAGAGG AACTCAGATGTTGACCGCAGTACTATGGAAACCACCAAGAAAATTGATATTCAAGTAGCGTCTCTGGAATCAGTGAAGCTGGACACCATCAAATATCTTGCTG CCTGTTTATTCTCCTGTTTGGCCATCACTCTTGGATTCTACCGTGTCTGGAAGTAA
- the alg8 gene encoding probable dolichyl pyrophosphate Glc1Man9GlcNAc2 alpha-1,3-glucosyltransferase, whose product MAAPMSELSGWFPALAIGVTFLKCLLINTYHSTDFEVHRNWLAITHSLPVSQWYFEDTSEWTLDYPPFFAWFEYCLSHVAKYFDKEMLVVQNLSYASPATILFQRLSVMFVDLVFFYAARECCKTVGDNKAKEIIGKPSFALAALLVWNFGLLIVDHIHFQYNGFLFGILLLSIARHCQSRHLEGALLFAILLNLKHIFLYIAPAYGIFLLRSFCFTSNNSDGSIKWRSLSVVRLAALGTIVLSVFALSFGPFIAMGQLPQVVSRLFPFKRGLCHAYWAPNLWALYNVADKALSILGVKLKVLDVDTLPKASMTGGLVQEFQHSVLPSVTPLATLICTVVSITPALLHLWFRPSGARGFVRCIVICAMGSFMFGWHVHEKAILMAILPLSLLAVESKEDARTFLLLTTTGHYSLLPLLFTAAELPIKVLLMVLYTLFTFTSLKTLLSKEGSLLSTVEGLYLAGLVPLEVLCEWVYPLTTWQGSMPFIPLLVTSTYCALGVTYSFIRLYLSLLRGQGVKHKDKSQ is encoded by the exons ATGGCAGCGCCCATGTCTGAGTTGTCAGGATGGTTTCCTGCCTTAGCAATAGGGGTAACCTTTCTAAAGTGTCTTTTAATAAACACATA TCATTCCACAGACTTCGAGGTTCACAGAAACTGGCTTGCCATCACACACAGTCTACCGGTGTCACAATGGTATTTTGAG GACACCTCAGAATGGACCCTGGATTATCCACCCTTCTTTGCTTGGTTTGAGTACTGCTTGTCGCATGTGgctaaatattttgacaaagaAATGCTGGTTGTTCAAAATCTCAGCTATGCAAGCCCAGCCACCATTCTGTTTCAGAGGCTCTCGGTTATGTTTGTGGACTTGGTGTTTTTCTATGCAGCACGAGA GTGCTGTAAAACAGTGGGAGATAACAAAGCGAAAGAAATTATCGGAAAACCATCCTTTGCTTTGGCAGCCTTGTTGGTGTGGAACTTTGGCCTTCTGATTGTTGATC ACATTCATTTTCAGTACAATGGCTTCCTGTTTGGCATATTGCTTCTGTCCATCGCAAGACATTGTCAA AGTAGACACCTAGAGGGCGCCCTTCTCTTTGCCATCCTCCTGAATCTGAAGCATATTTTCCTCTACATTGCACCTGCCTATGGCATTTTCCTGTTGAGGTCTTTTTGCTTCACATCAAATAATTCAG ATGGCTCAATAAAATGGAGAAGCTTAAGTGTGGTCCGATTAGCTGCTCTCGGCACCATCGTCCTGTCTGTCTTTGCTCTGTCGTTTGGACCATTCATCGCAATG GGCCAGCTGCCTCAAGTCGTCTCCAGGCTCTTCCCTTTTAAACGAGGACTGTGTCACGCCTACTGGGCCCCCAACCTATGGGCTCTCTACAATGTAGCTGACAAAGCTCTATCCATACTAG GGGTGAAGCTGAAGGTTTTGGATGTTGACACGCTCCCCAAGGCGTCCATGACGGGAGGGCTGGTTCAGGAGTTCCAGCATTCGGTTCTACCATCAGTCACTCCCCTGGCCACGCTGATCTGCACAGTGGTGTCCATAACA CCTGCACTGCTCCATTTATGGTTCCGACCCAGTGGAGCCAGAGGATTCGTCCGCTGCATCGTCATCTGTGCCATGGGCTCATTCATGTTTGGCTGGCACGTACACGAGAAAGCCATTCTAATGGCCATACTTCCTTTAAG TCTGCTTGCGGTGGAGAGCAAAGAGGACGCCAGGACTTTTCTCCTGCTGACCACCACTGGCCACTACTCCCTCctgccactcctgttcactgcGGCAG AGCTCCCTATCAAAGTCCTTCTCATGGTGCTTTACACGCTGTTCACTTTCACGTCATTGAAGACTCTGCTCAG TAAGGAGGGCTCCTTGTTGAGCACTGTAGAGGGGCTCTACCTCGCTGGCCTGGTGCCCCTGGAGgtgctgtgtgagtgggtgtaccCACTAACCACGTGGCAGGGCTCCATGCCATTCATCCCCCTGCTGGTCACCTCTACCTACTGCGCCCTCGGAGTCACCTACTCCTTCATCAGACTCTACCTGTCTCTGCTCAGGGGGCAGGGGGTCAAACACAAGGACAAgtctcagtga
- the guca1d gene encoding guanylate cyclase activator 1d isoform X2, with protein MKEFSLRPHHALRAQGHPGPAGNERDATSYVDQVFITFDMDGDGYIDFVEYIAAVSLMLKGEINQKLKWYFKLFDQDGNGKIDKDELETIFTAIQDITRNRDVLPEEIVALIFEKVDVKGEGELTLEEFIEGAKGHHDIMDMLKNLMDLTPVLSIIVEARIAKTKK; from the exons ATGAAGGAGTTCTCCCTCCGGCCTCATCACGCTCTTCGAGCTCAAGGCCATCCTGGACCTGCAGGGAATGAACGAGACGCAACCAGCTACGTGGACCAGGTCTTCATCACCTTCGACATGGACGGG GATGGTTACATAGACTTTGTGGAGTACATCGCTGCCGTCAGCTTGATGCTGAAGGGGGAGATTAACCAGAAACTGAAGTGGTACTTCAAACTCTTTGACCAGGACGGCAACGGGAAAATTGACAAAGATGAATTGGAGACCATATTTACT GCAATTCAAGACATCACCCGAAACCGTGatgttcttcctgaggagatagTGGCCCTTATATTTGAAAAGGTCGATGTCAAAGGAGAAG GTGAATTGACACTAGAAGAGTTTATCGAAGGGGCGAAGGGACACCACGACATCATGGACATGCTGAAGAACTTAATGGACCTCACTCCTGTTTTAAGCATCATTGTTGAGGCACGCATTgcgaaaacaaagaaataa
- the guca1d gene encoding guanylate cyclase activator 1d isoform X1, which produces MGNQHSTLDDILAEDMHHWYNKFMKESPSGLITLFELKAILDLQGMNEDATSYVDQVFITFDMDGDGYIDFVEYIAAVSLMLKGEINQKLKWYFKLFDQDGNGKIDKDELETIFTAIQDITRNRDVLPEEIVALIFEKVDVKGEGELTLEEFIEGAKGHHDIMDMLKNLMDLTPVLSIIVEARIAKTKK; this is translated from the exons ATGGGGAACCAGCACTCAACTCTAGACGACATCTTGGCGGAGGACATGCACCACTGGTACAACAAGTTCATGAAGGAGTCTCCCTCCGGCCTCATCACGCTCTTCGAGCTCAAGGCCATTCTGGACCTGCAGGGAATGAACGAGGACGCAACCAGCTACGTGGACCAGGTCTTCATCACCTTCGACATGGACGGG GATGGTTACATAGACTTTGTGGAGTACATCGCTGCCGTCAGCTTGATGCTGAAGGGGGAGATTAACCAGAAACTGAAGTGGTACTTCAAACTCTTTGACCAGGACGGCAACGGGAAAATTGACAAAGATGAATTGGAGACCATATTTACT GCAATTCAAGACATCACCCGAAACCGTGatgttcttcctgaggagatagTGGCCCTTATATTTGAAAAGGTCGATGTCAAAGGAGAAG GTGAATTGACACTAGAAGAGTTTATCGAAGGGGCGAAGGGACACCACGACATCATGGACATGCTGAAGAACTTAATGGACCTCACTCCTGTTTTAAGCATCATTGTTGAGGCACGCATTgcgaaaacaaagaaataa